The sequence atacccatatcggcatatcttatgcaattttttttaatttcgaataggtggcatccccaaatggcaaccctactcaaaaatatccccattgtaatgcggagtgaaatacctttcgtttgatacccatatcggcatatctcatgcaatttttttttttaattcgaataggtggcaatcttgtgaaacattctgagtggcaacacctaggtagaaagtcttagaaggtgatacattatctttgtgcaaaatttcatttaaatcgtttgagccgttcccgagatcgttcggctatacaaacaaataagAATTGCtcatttaaagttataagataagattttcatttttttagcacgtggtaaatttttaacggctcaataagatttttttatacaacatagatcatgatattgggtacgtttatatgttattagcTCAAaagtcatttgtttttttttttttttttgagttatgacagtATTGAAGTaaatgtacgtatgagaagggggAAAACCCACTTGggattacattcaaacatcttttgtttatttgcgaaactatacaatagcgtctgaaatgttaattttgattttcacacttcatccttgaacacgcaagtctcccggtttaacatttcctaaagttggcggccctatccaaaactagtcctttgGAGTAAATCACATTGATCATAGcctatcacctacacgttacggctcctttaaaaaatgtgaatacgtaggcacatatatttaccaggtgaggctttgttcttcgcaagaacactcaaagtggtgaagcaaaagctttttcAAGACAGTCgcacaaatgaccgggtgttctactagcctaacgtaggggatagatAGATTGTTGTGAGGATatgcactgcgacctattggtctattgtgcctaACGTAGGGAATAGTCAAACTAGTCTGAAAattgaaggcggtcatccataatgagctgttatatcATAAGGTCGCAAAGGGAGCGTGTCATtgttctgtattacaaaattctgggtgacaaaattctgtaaattgcaaaaaaattctgcttgaacaaaattctgatttttaaaattctgctttctaaaattctgcatgtttaattctggaagtaaaaattccggaatcatggcatggcgtagccggtgttggatcggctaagggttatttttttaaagtgcaaccgatggccgcctacgcagaagggtatactacgcagatgGACATcatcgtggcggtagccacggttataccacacacccggacttggcatggcgtagcccagggttattttttataagcgcggccgaaggccgcctatgcagaaaggtgttctacgcagaattactgtgcatggcgcactttttcaaaataattaaatgacctctttaacattgttaacattatattttaatacagaattttgtaatatagAATTTTATagtacagaattttgaaagcagaattttagaaagcagaattttgttcatacataatttcgacaccaacccggtCGGAAACGAAGCCCATTAAAttcaatgtatcgaacacaaacgtctgcaaaatgTGGTccacattaaaaaaattttttccacggtctttgtaaaatttaaaatatgtagatgcgccaaggattatacgagattcatccatgagttacgcaatgatatcgaCTTAGACCGCTTATGATTTCCAGAcaggcatccttggccgaatagttactccctaacgtttcaaggcgttttttttttttttttttgtagctcgGAAGTATAACGCGACTaaagcgactggtggtcgggattgctactgttcgcacgtcgggaggTATTGCTCctagaaacagccgaaaaaactgaaggcgctcTTTGGCATTGATGGTAATCGTTAAAACTgcgccacgagagtcatgactcaTGACTATTaatagataattgatagcaaccgtaagtcgcctttgtgcgtgaccagcatgtagctacaaatgatttaaagaaatcgtgccgacgacgggtattagagttagcccataacatctccttcggtgaaactacgctgcaaaagtgtgaccattttaagtatttctccttctccccgcaaggagctactcccgaaattttctgaacgatacgggagattttgaggcaaaaaccgcggatctttccgaaatggccgaaacgtcgatttctttaaatacatataaacaaaacctttccaaatataattttttttatatgtttgtatgtttaatggtgtgttaaattttacttaatattttttaagaattaatgagcttaacaccggtaaataataatggttattcaattattattttggttttattgggtaatactgaaaagaaggaaacatttaccggcatattgcgatggtaccatttcgaaaactgccacgtcatcatcgtcaggcaatttcgtaatgtttttatttatttcaacagctTTCCCCGGTGAAgcttaccggtgttaagctcattaattctcatccgcaagttaatgatactgttccagatcgtcaaacataccattgacgtcagcagtatgacTACATATTACTTTCatctattatattatatttaacaCTTTCAGGAACTCAAATATGGAGTGTGCTGTTATATTTAATAAATGTACCATGGACTTTGGGCAGCTATAATCGTTGCATACGTGCCGCACAAGCGAATAAAAACAAATTGAGCTATTGGTATATGGCACCACATCTATGTTGGCATTTTTGCATATCAGgttaataaataagaaaaaaaaactatgaatgtaaaaatataaatatttttttataatcctAGTTTCCCGAACTCTATGCATTACATTCGTAGCTATGCTGTTTCCCATATGGATGATTGTTGCCTGCGTTTTACATGCAATCATAATGGGATTTGTTACATTTATAGTGGAACGTCCACATTTCTCTAATATTGCATTTCATAATTTTCTCTTTAGCATAGCATTAGGTTTTGTTTATCTTTTTATCTACATTCCAGTCAAAGAAGCACCTACAAGATACAAATATGCCATATATTATATAAGTTGTTCGTTGGAGAATATTATTTGTGTTTTATTGTTTATAGGATATGCGCCAGTAAGTCTTAAACAATCGACTGCACTTTTCTATATACTTTGTTCATTAGCGATAAGTTTTTATTATGTAGGCATTTTGTGTATGTGTATTTACTATAGACATTTCCACCCAAATGTGAAAGCAAGAAGGAATATAAATACTAATACtaactaaaattgtatttttataatCATATAAGTTAAATCTTATTCTACTTTTGTTGtttatatagtatataagtaCCACAAATGTTACGGATATTattaaaacaaatatacattAGTAACGCTGAAAATGCATTTAACTTCAAAAAACATCTTTTCAAGAAGTGTTTCATTataactacaccttttccagtttaagttcagaaatttacaattcaagttcagaaaattgcaactcaagttcagaaaattacaactcaagttcagaatttccaatttgaattcagaaatttacaattcgagTTCtgattttccaattcaagttcagaaaattacaatacaagttcagaaattccaattcaaattcagaaatttacaatgcaaattcagaaaattacaattcaagttcagaattttcatttcaagtttagaaaattacaattcaagttcagaaaattacagttcaagttcagaaattacagttcgaattcagaaatttataagtagggtgttaattttcaaaagttattttaattaattaattttatacttatatgttacttgcgaaagtgttgatgcttcgttgaccatgttgccaaaatggtggcttgggtatagtacaccttttccagtttaagttcagaaatttacaattcaagttcagaaaattgcaattcaagttaagaaaattacaattcaagttcagaatttccaatttaatttcagaaatttacaattcaagttcagaaatttacaattaaacttcagattttccaattcaagttcagaaaattacaattcaagttcagaaattccaattaaaattcagaaaactacaattcaagttaagaaaattaaaattcaagttcagaattttcatttcaagttcagaaaattacaattcaagttcagaaaattacaattcaagttcagcatttccaatttaaattctgaaatttacaattcaagttcagaaagaaTTCCAACATTCTTTAAATCAAATTtcctaaaaataaaaatcttagtTAAAACTGCATACATTTTGCGTCCAAAAACCTATTTATACAAGTTGgtcaatatttacaacaaaacATATAAGCTAACGAAAATTAATGAAAGCTTTTTAGGTCTGCCCCTTGCAGCTCATCTATATTCCagtgccaaaatttgtttatcactctttttttttttcatttggacATGTGCTTTTTCTTTAGTACAAAAGTATGAACTTCAGTACTTTACTTTTTATGCGTAGCAAAACACTATAGCGGagaatatgggtttgatggtgaatgagaacaaaacaaagtacctgctgttgttcttgttgctgtGGCAGTGCTTCgctcatccaataggtgcgaccactcacaaattgtcatcaacatccTCTAAGGGGAGTGCAAGAAaagttgcagtttcaacaggggtggaccagagtgagaggCGTGGagatgcgttggttccacattgcagttAATGCGAGGgtgggtgtcatgtggggacacattgcaagaagGTCATACATTAGTtaaaagtctagaacagtggTCGAAtcctaatacgcgtccaaaaatatcggaagatGTGTTgaaagacgcgcattgacctcgaaaacaataatggtggaaaagaaaatttgtatcaCTGTCCGAAGATATTTGCACTTGAAGTtagcaattttcatgtggttcttgtaatgttgttgtgcactgaaacaAAATTTgcgtacaaagggattttgcacggatttcATTTAATCCTAccctttcggattattaatactgatgtcaagacgcgtcgtttgacacctctcccaacatttttggacatgtattagcagtcgaccactATTCTAGACTATTATATACCGGGGTTTATTCTggttaggtaagagtttaacttgttacagtatcgaGATCAAAAGTAGAGAAAGAAGTAGAAGACTAAAGAGAACAAGAGAAAGATGGTGAGTAAGGGTAAAAGCAAGAATAAGGGTAAAAGCAAGAATAAGGGTAACGAgacggacccgtgcgcatcttgcaaatataaaagtctcatatcaaatatcaacagaaatcagctgtgctatcaatcaaacatctataaacttacacacgcttgcgctgccatctgacgAATGTTAACAACTGCTGGTAATGCGGTGTTAGTTCTAattaaatattcacaatagtgccatagtacaaataaatttctttgtgtgcttacaatcgtttatttttaacaaattattttaataaaatatagctaaacaaaagcactacgaccaaaattgcccaaagctcgctaatagcccgaatctccatctttacaaccaaaactttatttatatattttgattccaaataaaagcgaaaaagggacccgtacataaaaacggcaattagaaataatatattaaTAGAGTTgtgattctaccgggtatttaccatttttatgggtaaatactaggaaaatacccggaatattccttttttgtatctttttttgggtatttaaaaatcatttcaatcgaggctgcttggaattacaattcagcaattaaatttatacgtcatttaaaatttaaaaaatttcgttttgattttaaacaaacaacccagcaaacgctcggagtcaacaattagtctgaaaggagtccaaactttggatcgtttgaattaattatttatttggaATAAATTGTAGCAGAAAAATTTTATGAgtttattccggagctgcctagtttactgattttaatatttttcgtttgttcataatttcatcaaattggagtcataaaaggctctaAGGTATATAAGTTAACTTATTTCACATTTaagtttcaaaaaaatatattttcgggagcttagctcctttattcattcaacttcaacttaagactaactttacaaaatttgttattaCTTAATTCTAACTTGCTCTGCTACTCAGCTCTGCCACTGCCTCTGCTGTTGCTTTACTCACTTGACGATTTCCATCTCTTGTTGCAGATGGCCTTTTGCTGACGGTGCGCTTCTCATCAATTGTTGCATTCACATTTGCTTATTTCCGAGTACTCGCTTGACGATTTCCATCGCTTGTTGCAGATGGCTTTTTGCTGATGCGGTGCGCTTCTCATCAATTGTTGCATTCCCAATTGCTTATTTTCAAAGAGTCATATTTCAGTACGTGACtttactttatttacttttcGTGGAATGTGGTGTCTTCTTGTATTTGTAAGCTTTGaataaatatcttttgaatgtgtgtcgtgctaacagctccccccccccccccccccctgagaTTCAAACGTCCGCGTTTGAAGTGCTGCTTTTTTGGAATATTTGATTAAGTCCGTCCATTGCGGCTTCAGTTAGTTCAATATACCGTTTTTCGCCGGCCCTTTTTTTGACAGCATTTATTTTGTGAGGAATACGATAATGATTATCAGAATTATTGAAAATAGGCTGATGCTAACGGTATGCTTTAATCGACTAGCTGATTCTGCGTAATCTAtctcttttgtattgtttaggtTTAGTTGCTTTAGCATTTGCAGGGAGAGTATTTCTTCGCTTTTGGTTGATGCCGAAACTGGCTGGAGTATAGCAGGAAGGGGTTTGCTTGAAAATATCTccgcattagaaaaaattttccctttaatttttattgaagCGTTATTAAAATGAATTAGGAAAGTACCGTCAAGTGGTATAAGATCTTCGTTTAGCTCTATGTTTCCTTTAAAGTCATTCAGAAATAGGATGTCCGGTGATATTTGTTCGACTTCCGGGATATGCTGGCTGTTGGTCACGGTGCAGTTTGGCAGGCGGCTTTTTAAAAGATTGCTTATGCAGTATTCTTTGCTTAAATCTACTAACCTATTTTTTGGACATATTCGTAAGGAGTTATATGCTCTGCAATCatttttaattccaaatgtaTTATTTTGGCAACTGAGAATTGAGTTAAActttattctattaatttttccattcttttttactgcttttatttctaTTTACAAATTTGGTCTTCTACCGTGGGTAGACTCATAATATAGATTATCAATTTTCCATTAgttgctatttttatttctgCGAATTCTAGAGCTTCGtccaaattacttacttacttacttaattggcgcttaatcgtctaaacggttatgaccgtccaacaaggcgcgccagtcgctccttcgctccgccaaccggcgccaattggtcacaccaagggagtttaaatcgttttccacctggtccttccaatggagtgggggccgccctctacctctgcttccataggcgggttccgatagaaacactttcttggccggagcatcatctttcattcgcataacatggcctagccagcgcagccgctgcgttttaattcgctggactatgttgatgtctgcgtatagctcgtacagctcatcattaaatcttcttcggtactcgccatcgtccAAATTAACGAAAGGAATATTATCTCTGTCGaaaattgtttttgcaatattTATTTCTTCATTTGACAATATGTATGAATTAATTATGTTGGCTTTTGCCCAATGTATTGCGTAcacaatatttacaatttcttctttcagaatttccaatttgtattttaattttaaaaataattccatCTCTTCTTTTTTACCTTTTTGAACCTCTTTTAATATgtggtttgtaatatttgtaatttcattaattttttcgaTTGTGAGCTTATTGATAACGACCTGGTTGTTGTTATTCTCAAGGGCATTGTTCacattatttaaaactatttcgtGATCTTCATGGTCCGGACTGCCGGCAATCCATTTCCAGGCGCTACCCAAGAAATTCAgtgatcttttaaattttttctgtgtttttaagttacttatgtgtatttttatttgagaTATTAGGTGGGATAGAAAGGGGTAATTTGGGTTTTTGGCTAGGATTTCCGCTTTTGACTCAATATGATCGATGATTTCGGCATATTTTTCGATGTAAATTTCATGTATTATCCTGAACGTTCCGGTCTGTAGCTTTGCCAGTCCTTTTTCTATAGTGATTGGTTGTGAGTTTGAGTAATCTAGTATTTGGACCTCGGCGAGGCATAATTTTATCAGAAGTAGTCTGTAATGAAATGTTTTTGGTCGTTAGCTTCGTATCCTGCTTTTATGTTTTATTTGTCCTTTCTCTGTTATGACTGTACTATTCCTATTTTCCCTAACTACTTCCTTTCTATATAACTTACTTAACTTAGTTCCTAATCTTctatttttttacataaattacCTGTCCTGGCAGGTAAGATTTCACAATCTGTTTTTTCCTGTTGTGATATTCGATGTCTTTACTTTGCTTTTGCGCCAGCTTATGTAGGTTTTCACGTCTTGTCTTTTCTATGTCATCGGGTGTAAATGTAACGTGTCTCCCGAAAAACAAGTCGACTGGCCTTTTTCCTGTCACCGAATGGATTGAGTGGTTATATTCTGACACTGCCCTTTCCAACAATTCCTCGAAATTTCTATGACCACCATTTTTCCGCTTAAATTGGAGTGGAATCTTTCGACCTGGCCGTTGGCTTGGCTATTATACGGTGGAGTAGTGTAAACTTCTATTCCGAGCTCGTCTTTCAACATGAATTGGATTGACGTGGAATTCAGTGACGGTTCATTGTCAATTACTATTATTTTAgggactccgaaaaaaaataataaatcccTAAGAGGTCTCCTAACGTCCTCTATAGCCCTGCCGTTCAACATTTTTGTTACTGCAAATTTAGTGAACTTATCTAGAGCAGTCATGACCCTTTTTCCTTCGGTAAGGAATATATTTATGTGAATGGTTTGTCCTGGGAAGGTTGGTAATGGGGTTACGGCTAATTGGGGTTGGTTAGGGTGCCTTTCGTATTTATTCTCCTTACAGACTGTGCAATTGGCTATCGCACGCTTAATTTTGTTCGTCATTCCAGGGAAATAGCTTTCCTCGagaatttgtgttttgttttccGTCGCGTTTCTATGGGCTCGTAAGTGTTCCTTTAGGATAACTTCTTCTTGTTCGTGTTCGTTCACGATATCTCGGACCAACTTTTGCGTGTACCTACACTTAATGCTGCTGAAATGATGTGGGTAAATACTCTGGATCATTCCCATTGTTCTTTCGTCCGTATGAATTCCGTTAACTACTGATGGGTTCAAGTATCTTTTGAAGTATCCTATAATATTTTGCTCGTTAAATTGTGGTTCCTCGATTATATGGCGGTGAATAGTTGAAAAAACAATTTTGAATTGGTAGGAGGCTGTGTCCGCCTGTTTGAAAAAGATTTGGCTTTTAAAGACATTTATAGGCACCTCTGCACAGGGTATCAAGTTATGATTCGAGCTTTCATCGCTATGAATGGTCGGTGTAAGTGTATTGATTTGGTTTGGTATTCTAGAGAGTGCGTCGGCCACTACGTTCGATTTTCTTGGTCTGTAAGCTAtttcgtggttatactcttctaaTATTGCCTTCCAACGTTTCATTTTGCTATTTCCGTTTTTATGACTAAGGGCGTACGTTAGAGGTTGGTGATCAGTgattattttaactttatttgaccCGTAAAGGTAACTCCTCAGCGTACTTAATGCCCAAATTATGGGCAACATTTCTTTTTCGTTGGTTGCATAATTTTCTTCGGTCTTGTTAAGTGTCCTAGAGATATATGTTATCGGCCGATTGTCTTGTGAGAGGACTGCCCCGATGGCAAAATCGGATGCGTCTGTTGTGGGCTCAAAATCCCTCTTAAATTTGGGTGAGACAGTGTAATATCTCTTGAAACCAAAGCGGTTTTTATCCTGTTGAATGCTTCGATGGCATCTTCCTTGAGTTCTATATCCATTTTCTTAGATTGTCTTTTTGAGACATTGCCGGCTCCTCCTCGAAGGAGTGCGGTCAAGGGCTTAGCTATCCTTGAATAGTCTTTTATGAACCTTCTGTATTATCCTGACATTCCCAGGAAAGACCTTAATTCCTTCAAATTGCGGGGAATTGGGAATCGTGATACGGCCTCTACTTTTTTAGGGTTGGTTCTTATTCCTTCAGACCCAACAACGTATCCTAGGAATTCGACTTCTCCTTTTGCGAATTCGCATTTATCCAATTGTACTTTCAAATTAGCCTTCTCTAGAGTTTTAAATACTACTTCGTGACAGTAAATAGTTTGTTGTTTCCCAGGTTCGCTAAGACCTCGTTTATCTCCGGTATGGGGTACTTATCGGGAATAGTGACCGAATTAAGTTTTCGATAATCGATCACCATTCGGTACTTCTTCTCACCGGAGGCATCCGTCTCCTTGTCAACAATCCAGACGGGCGAGTTGTAAGGTGATTTTGATCTTCTAATGATACCATTATCAAGAAGTTCTTCTACCTGTCGTTCAATTTCTTCCTTTAGGGCCATGGGATAAGGATAAGGTCTGGAATACACCGGTTTGTCGGTAGTAGTCCTAATTTCGCCCTTAACTAGAGTGGTGAACGTTAATTTTTCATCGGGGTCGGAAAATAAATTTGGGCACCCCATGATTATATTGTTTATGTTTCGTTGTTGTTCTACAGAGAGATGTGGTATTTCCAATTTTACATTATTAACCTGCTGGGATATTCGCTGTTGTAGTGGGATAACGATCCCCGGAAAGATAGTCATTGTGCTTCCCTCAGTGTCTATGACAGCTTTTAGTTTCCTCAACGTGTCGTTGCCTATAATACCATGAAAGGAATTCAGGGGTGGCAGAataaagaatttgattttttcTACGTTTGGTCCGAAGATATCTATAAATGCATGGTGGGTAATCTCTATAGTACTCGCGACTGATTCCACCTTAAATGGTTTATTGGGTATTGGGTTTCTTATTCTAGTGGATTGAATATAGTTTTTATTGGAACCCGTATCGATCAGAAAATCCAATTAGTCCCCGCGCCTTGATATAAATTTGTTGTAAGGGAGCGAGGACGGAGTTAGTCTAAAAAATTAATCAAGTCGGGATTGTCGTGATTTTGTTCGCTGGTAGTCAAGTTAATTTGTCCTTCGGGAGCTCCGTCCGGTTGTTGCGTTGCCCCGTAATAGTCGTCATAAGAATTGTTGCAATAAATCTGATTTGGATCCGGAGTCGTGAGGTAAGTATTTCCGTCAGATGCCCCAGCGTTCGCGTGGAAGTTGCGTTGCATTTTGTTAGGATGGCGCGTATGTTGCGATGAGAGTGGGCGCTTCGGCGGTTGAGTAGTTTGATTAGGACTGGGTCTATTTTGATAATTAACTTGGCTAGAATGTAGAGGAGGGTCCACGTCCATTGGGACTGGTGGCTTTTGGGGTAGATTggaagaactttaattcggaaggtttcttggtgggagatttggtactgttaaacaaccctcaccggcggaaaggtgttccagccaaatttcggtgcagttgggaaggcccgtacaaagttgtgaagaagatcagtgataccatctaccgcatataaaccactgggaaaccacggagtagaagagtggtacatctggagatgctagcggcgtttagatcgggagatttgtctgatcgtcccgatcagacttaggtggagggcagtgttacgaatattagcaaaactaaggagtgctaccatcgctaagccgatgctaagcagtgacgtgaattcacatccatagatcaatcattatgtatctacataaacgaaacaataattgcgtctacacatatgtaccatgtacgtatacgagcagcggagagtcaatgtacaaacacatgcatatatctgagatactcctataagtatgcaatgagaaaaactataaaattgtgcaattgtagttacagctgagaagtttgagagctgctggactagtagattctggaagcgcctagaagatgtataaagttgtgcaattgtagttacagctgagaagtttgagagctgttGGACTAggagattctggaagcgcctagaagatgcgaaggttgaaatcaaagagtataaaaggcaacaattgtagaggcgctggaattcagtttgatttgagctgtcaagcagttttgattaagacgatatctagcgagcaatagcagtattattttgaaagtcagtttcatttaagctatcagtttggttattaagccagctagttgcacagtttgagtgttattgtgaagtactttaataaaggccatttttccattattcaatattggagttatttattcaacagtttagtgattcgaacttagcagaaggccaaataagaggatttgaagtaaattcgttacaatatatatagcatttttgaagctgatatttttcgggcccatattgaactccagaactgtaagagaatgtttatagggtacacatattcACACAAACCTCCCCCCCTCAAACATGTtgacggcgctcataatttaagaatccgaaacgagttcaaaataagtgggcaatgaaggaatcagaaaagcgtcgaaacgcgtaggagggtaaaagaaaatttaatttttgccttttatttaacggcctaaaagctcgtAACTTAGCATGCAATAATTATCATgtatc is a genomic window of Eurosta solidaginis isolate ZX-2024a chromosome 4, ASM4086904v1, whole genome shotgun sequence containing:
- the LOC137250339 gene encoding XK-related protein 6-like isoform X2, whose product is MASVDNFSTILVLRQLARRRSIHRGNLPQCIETDAEGADADADDVDAIIYAWKDKTITYKDIIATIISILMRVIAVLLNVKLAVEYYQQGEHNYFIWTVVCLIAPMCVTALIYAKMYWNSLIYSVKCKHSELQSDREQQLEYYRLTIREESDVALIRLIECFMETAPQKILLMSIMLMQQNQITGTQIWSVLLYLINVPWTLGSYNRCIRAAQANKNKLSYWYMAPHLCWHFCISVSRTLCITFVAMLFPIWMIVACVLHAIIMGFVTFIVERPHFSNIAFHNFLFSIALGFVYLFIYIPVKEAPTRYKYAIYYISCSLENIICVLLFIGYAPVSLKQSTALFYILCSLAISFYYVGILCMCIYYRHFHPNVKARRNINTNTN